The genomic stretch GCCGGAGTCAATCACAGCCACGGCCCCACCTCCAGTTTGTAAGGTGAAATTGCACTTGCAATCGGATGCAGGTCTGACACCATTCAACTCATGGCGCACACAGAACATCCCGTTGCCGTCATCGGCGCCGGCGTCGTCGGTCTTGCTTCGGCAATCCGCCTTCGTGAAGCGGGTCATCCCGTGACACTCTTCGCGCGAGATCGAACGCCCGAGACCACGAGCGACCGCTCCGGGGCGATTTTTTCCCCCTACCGAATCGACGGCAGCCCTTCCGCCGCGCAATGGACGACCGAATCCTTCGCCGTTTTCGCGGCGCTGGCCGACGACTCTCCCACGGCATCCGGAGTGACGATGGGACGCATGCGCGAGTTGTTCGTCGAGCCGCTCGACGCCGATCCGTGGTGGTCCGACATCGTCGAAGACTTTGAACGCCTGCACAACCCGCCGGCGCCTTATGTCGACGGCGTGCGGTGCATCCTGCCGAAAATGAATATCCCGCGCTATGTGCCCTGGCTCGAAGAAAGATTCGTCGGTGGTCTGTCAGGCTGCATCGTCACGGAAACCATCGCCTCGTTTCAGCAACTCTTCGATCGTGGTTATCACGTGATCGTCAACTGCTCGGGATTGGGCGCACGCGAACTCGCGCACGACGCGGCAATGACCCCTTATCGCGGACAGATTCTACGAATCAGAAACACGATCGGCCTGTCGGAGTGCCTGCTTGAAGGCGGCGACGATCCCAACAGCGCCGTCGGCGCATATGTGTTTCCCTTCGACGATTTTGTCGTACTCGGCGGGACCTTTGAGCGCGGTGAGGAAAATCCGGTGACAGAGGCCGCCGCGATCGACGGCATTGTCC from Phycisphaerae bacterium encodes the following:
- a CDS encoding FAD-dependent oxidoreductase; translated protein: MAHTEHPVAVIGAGVVGLASAIRLREAGHPVTLFARDRTPETTSDRSGAIFSPYRIDGSPSAAQWTTESFAVFAALADDSPTASGVTMGRMRELFVEPLDADPWWSDIVEDFERLHNPPAPYVDGVRCILPKMNIPRYVPWLEERFVGGLSGCIVTETIASFQQLFDRGYHVIVNCSGLGARELAHDAAMTPYRGQILRIRNTIGLSECLLEGGDDPNSAVGAYVFPFDDFVVLGGTFERGEENPVTEAAAIDGIVRRCAALLKACNVANAERLAADRIAALAGIRPCRDNASAHEAVRLERESLDCGRTIIHNYGHGRAGVTLSWGCAAEVVRLLAT